One genomic segment of Synchiropus splendidus isolate RoL2022-P1 chromosome 16, RoL_Sspl_1.0, whole genome shotgun sequence includes these proteins:
- the supt7l gene encoding STAGA complex 65 subunit gamma, giving the protein MMRYWGEIPGPTSAPPSRSSFDLLQREFRSVEMQDPPLHQPSAQRPRPTTMLDIPSEPCSLTIHTVQLCQHTRRLRGLLAAAQGQTSAVSEGLCKLEDTDTKLPLRPPTPPVMPDDLLPADSKGPRQPFQLCHSDPESDFYKGKGEPVTELSWPSCRQLLYQSVATVLAHAGFESAQESVLETLTDLVHEHYLRLTRLLRVAVDREARLGASPFPDVVEQVFHEVGIGSVLDLHRFWQVRIKDYHSYMLQVSKDLSEEYERLVNPEKAQEDSKPPRIKEEPMSDIFFPVSEEPEADLAPGDQTLPMGVLGGHTERLASGLDPDHSPHTSGGAVANNSPLWPQVKVEPQDGEDSQNAGHHHHHHHHHHQHLDVFEEGGPMSTMSETAGAMAPSSAGAVSDGSYASPDSLMDTSPVFNQRPRKRTKKM; this is encoded by the exons ATGATGCGTTATTGGGGTGAGATCCCTGGACCCACCAGTGCCCCGCCCAGTCGCAGCTCTTTTGACTTGCTGCAGCGCGAGTTCCGCTCCGTGGAGATGCAGGACCCGCCCCTGCACCAACCGTCCGCACAGCGGCCGCGACCCACCACCATGCTGGACATCCCGTCGGAGCCCTGCAGCCTCACCATCCACACAGTGCAGCTGTGCCAACACACACGGAGACTGCGGGGGCTCCTGGCAGCTGCTCAGGGTCAGACCTCCGCTGTCTCTGAGGGCTTATGCAAACTGGAGGACACAGACACCAAACTCCCCCTGCGCCCGCCCACCCCACCCGTCATGCCAGATGACCTGCTCCCCGCAGATAGCAAAGGCCCAAGACAACCTTTCCAGCTCTGCCACAGTGACCCTGAAAGCGACTTCTACAA AGGTAAAGGTGAGCCAGTCACCGAGCTCAGCTGGCCCTCCTGCAGGCAGCTGCTCTACCAGTCGGTAGCCACAGTCCTGGCCCACGCCGGCTTTGAGTCCGCGCAGGAGAGCGTGTTGGAGACTCTCACCGACCTGGTCCATGAGCACTACCTTCGGCTCACCCGCCTGCTGAGGGTGGCGGTGGATCGGGAGGCGAGACTTGGCGCGAGTCCCTTTCCTGACGTGGTGGAACAAGTGTTCCACGAGGTGGGCATCGGAAGTGTGCTGGATCTGCATCGATTCTGGCAAGTTCGCATCAAGGACTATCACAGTTACATGCTGCAG GTCAGTAAAGATTTGTCAGAAGAGTACGAGCGGCTGGTGAATCCAGAAAAGGCTCAGGAGGACTCCAAACCTCCCCGGATCAAAGAGGAGCCGATGAGCGACATCTTCTTCCCTGTGAGCGAGGAGCCGGAGGCCGACTTGGCCCCAGGGGACCAGACTTTGCCGATGGGGGTGCTCGGCGGCCACACTGAGCGCCTTGCTTCCGGGTTGGACCCTGACCACTCCCCCCACACCTCAG gtggcgctgtagcCAACAACTCCCCGCTGTGGCCGCAGGTGAAAGTCGAACCACAAGATGGCGAAGACTCCCAAAATGCCgggcatcaccatcatcaccaccaccatcatcaccaacacCTCGATGTGTTCGAGGAGGGCGGCCCCATGTCCACCATGAGCGAGACGGCCGGAGCGATGGCGCCCTCTTCTGCTGGCGCAGTGTCTGACGGCAGCTACGCCTCGCCCGACTCACTAATGGACACGTCGCCCGTCTTTAACCAGAGACCTCGAAAACGAACGAAGAAGATGTGA